In Rattus rattus isolate New Zealand chromosome 9, Rrattus_CSIRO_v1, whole genome shotgun sequence, a genomic segment contains:
- the LOC116908861 gene encoding uncharacterized protein LOC116908861 isoform X1, with the protein MRRRRRKVSAIHAGPRPRPAAAASSKQRGRGLGTARSAGGARAARRRRCPGSPEAQTAEPVSTPADWASPRAAALRAGDRRAGPWSAEASRRDSSILLNVVPHSAPVGPPPHPSIVPQPQTGVRSSGHPSTATGITWAATPQCLACCPRARSFPVRLEQSPRPPIKFAQDLPLRIGGLGGRGLRESEIVFSGPPKSATMFLHPAPARDHLTKAVLPAWHLGRPCREGAQTKHSSAFSCVGVPADLGPRVFHPHLGQGRLKMTLLSLFFYPSHRGSLLPGEIGDNFKLREEQPSKRNKLYNHHARATKVSRPSSISNTSLLISEICIVLTLRLGSNRTEILLTVNFADNQNLF; encoded by the exons atgcggcggcggcggcgcaaAGTCTCGGCCATCCATGCCGGGCCCCGGCCCcggcccgccgccgccgcctccagCAAGCAGCGTGGCCGGGGCCTGGGAACGGCTCGGAGTGCAGGCGGCGCGCGGGCGGCGCGCAGAAGGCGGTGTCCGGGGTCACCGGAGGCACAGACAGCCGAGCCGGTCAGCACACCGGCGGACTGGGCTTCTCCGCGGGCGGCCGCGCTCCGAGCCGGCGACCGCCGTGCAGGTCCATGGTCtgcagaggcaagcagaagagACTCG TCCATTCTTTTGAATGTCGTCCCCCACTCAGCCCCAGTGGGaccgcccccccaccccagcattgTGCCACAACCCCAGACTGGCGTCCGGAGCTCCGGGCACCCCTCGACCGCCACCGGCATCACCTGGGCCGCTACGCCGCAGTGCCTGGCCTGCTGTCCCCGAGCCCGGAGCTTCCCGGTGAGGCTGGAACAATCACCCCGCCCCCCAATCAAATTCGCCCAGGATCTTCCTCTGCGgattgggggtttgggggggagggggctcagAGAGTCAGAAATTGTTTTCTCTGGGCCTCCCAAATCGGCCACAATGTTTCTCCATCCAGCGCCTGCTCGGGATCACCTAACCAAGGCTGTTCTCCCCGCGTGGCACCTAGGTCGACCCTGCAGGGAAGGAGCACAGACCAAGCACAGCTCAGCCTTCTCCTGCGTCGGGGTCCCAGCAGACCTCGGTCCTCGGGTCTTCCATCCCCATCTCGGGCAGGGCCGGCTTAAAAtgaccctcctctcccttttcttctaccCCTCCCACCGCGGAAGTCTGCTCCCGGGCGAAATCGGAGACAATTTCAAACTCCGAGAGGAGCAACCGAGCAAGCGAAATAAACTGTACAACCACCATGCACGTGCGACCAAAGTCTCTCGACCCTCCTCCATTTCGAATACTTCTCTCCTTATTTCCGAAATATGCATTGTTTTAACACTTCGTCTCGGTTCCAACAGAACGGAGATACTCTTAACTGTGAACTTTGCAGACAATCAAAACCTTTTTTAA
- the LOC116908861 gene encoding atherin-like isoform X3 yields the protein MRRRRRKVSAIHAGPRPRPAAAASSKQRGRGLGTARSAGGARAARRRRCPGSPEAQTAEPVSTPADWASPRAAALRAGDRRAGPWSAEASRRDSSILLNVVPHSAPVGPPPHPSIVPQPQTGVRSSGHPSTATGITWAATPQCLACCPRARSFPVDPAGKEHRPSTAQPSPASGSQQTSVLGSSIPISGRAGLK from the exons atgcggcggcggcggcgcaaAGTCTCGGCCATCCATGCCGGGCCCCGGCCCcggcccgccgccgccgcctccagCAAGCAGCGTGGCCGGGGCCTGGGAACGGCTCGGAGTGCAGGCGGCGCGCGGGCGGCGCGCAGAAGGCGGTGTCCGGGGTCACCGGAGGCACAGACAGCCGAGCCGGTCAGCACACCGGCGGACTGGGCTTCTCCGCGGGCGGCCGCGCTCCGAGCCGGCGACCGCCGTGCAGGTCCATGGTCtgcagaggcaagcagaagagACTCG TCCATTCTTTTGAATGTCGTCCCCCACTCAGCCCCAGTGGGaccgcccccccaccccagcattgTGCCACAACCCCAGACTGGCGTCCGGAGCTCCGGGCACCCCTCGACCGCCACCGGCATCACCTGGGCCGCTACGCCGCAGTGCCTGGCCTGCTGTCCCCGAGCCCGGAGCTTCCCG GTCGACCCTGCAGGGAAGGAGCACAGACCAAGCACAGCTCAGCCTTCTCCTGCGTCGGGGTCCCAGCAGACCTCGGTCCTCGGGTCTTCCATCCCCATCTCGGGCAGGGCCGGCTTAAAAtga
- the LOC116908861 gene encoding uncharacterized protein LOC116908861 isoform X2 codes for MRRRRRKVSAIHAGPRPRPAAAASSKQRGRGLGTARSAGGARAARRRRCPGSPEAQTAEPVSTPADWASPRAAALRAGDRRAGPWSAEASRRDSVTRGFFSPGVPAPPATVPLLARQPVWHPDRTARLGALGRLPTAHAYAPGHWSRPARGSASTHAPSEPRLACKSQRQPNRAARSFPFWSLRVPAAKAPLRRGCWLRWVIKTQICEAITHTRTRAHTHTLSHTRTPSPLPRCPKVSRRKKPGVHASPPPSPPVFLSPFF; via the exons atgcggcggcggcggcgcaaAGTCTCGGCCATCCATGCCGGGCCCCGGCCCcggcccgccgccgccgcctccagCAAGCAGCGTGGCCGGGGCCTGGGAACGGCTCGGAGTGCAGGCGGCGCGCGGGCGGCGCGCAGAAGGCGGTGTCCGGGGTCACCGGAGGCACAGACAGCCGAGCCGGTCAGCACACCGGCGGACTGGGCTTCTCCGCGGGCGGCCGCGCTCCGAGCCGGCGACCGCCGTGCAGGTCCATGGTCtgcagaggcaagcagaagagACTCGGTGACTAGGGGGTTCTTCTCGCCCGGGGTACCCGCCCCTCCTGCTACGGTCCCCCTCCTCGCGCGCCAACCAGTGTGGCATCCAGACCGGACAGCGAGGCTGGGAGCGCTCGGAAGACTCCCTACTGCACACGCTTACGCGCCGGGTCATTGGAGCCGCCCTGCACGCGGGTCCGCGAGCACACACGCACCGTCCGAGCCACGCTTGGCCTGCAAGAGCCAGAGGCAACCCAACCGCGCTGCGCGCAGCTTCCCTTTCTGGTCCCTGAGAGTCCCTGCGGCGAAGGCGCCGTTGCGAAGAGGCTGCTGGCTCCGCTGGGTGATAAAAACCCAAATCTGCGAAGCCATCACGCACActcgcacgcgcgcgcacacacacacactctcacacacacgcacaccctctcccctcccccgctgCCCAAAGGTGTCTCGGAGGAAAAAGCCCGGGGTCCACGCTTCGCCCCCCCCATCCCCGCCTGTCTTTCTGAG TCCATTCTTTTGA